A section of the Peromyscus eremicus unplaced genomic scaffold, PerEre_H2_v1 PerEre#2#chrX_unloc_1, whole genome shotgun sequence genome encodes:
- the LOC131900972 gene encoding zinc finger protein 431-like, with the protein MVFGIHRRHEKGEEKLQLEFPHGNPKDWNPDSGEGYNWEDLEVEEHCQNSRKHGSSKCIDDHYMLINTHTSMAGVKEVILQRNHLNTLSVVKSLYIIVIRQIHKRTHSGEKPYECNQCCKSFAYHNTLQRHKRTHTGEKPYECNQCGKAFARHSTLQLHERTHTGEKPYQCNQCCKTFAYHNTLQRHKRIHTGEKLYQCNQCCKSFAYHNTLQRHKRTHTGEKPYECNQCGKAFARQNTLQMHERTHTGEKPYECNQCGKAFARHSYLQGHERTHTGEKPYQCNQCCKSFADHKTLQRHKRTHTGEKPYECNQCGKAFARHSTLQLHERTHTGEKPYECNKCGKAFARHSTLQRHERTHTGEKPYVCNQCGKAFANHTALQFHGRTHI; encoded by the exons ATGGTCTTTGGAATCCACAGGAGACatgaaaagggagaggagaagctgcagctggagttcCCTCATGGCAACCCTAAGGATTGGAACCCTGACAGTGGGGAAG GCTACAACTGGGAagatcttgaagttgaagaacattgtcaaaatTCTCGAAAACATGGAAG CTCAAAATGCATTGATGATCATTACATGCTTATAAACACACATACCTCAATGGCAG GTgtgaaagaagtcatactacaGAGAAATCACCTGAACACACTCAGTGTGGTCAAGTCTTTGTACATCATAGTCATCCGCCAAa tacataaaagaacacattctggagagaaaccctatgaatgtaatcagtgttgtaaatCCTTTGCTTATCACAacactcttcaaaggcataaaagaacacatacaggagagaaaccctatgaatgtaatcagtgtggtaaagcctttgctcgtcacagtactcttcaattgcatgaaagaacacatactggagagaaaccctatcaatgtaatcagtgttgtaagACCTTTGCTTATCacaatactcttcaaaggcataaaagaatacatactggagagaaactctatcaatgtaatcagtgttgtaaatCCTTTGCTTATCacaatactcttcaaaggcataaaagaacacatactggagagaaaccctatgaatgtaatcaatgtggtaaagcttttgctcGTCAaaatactcttcaaatgcatgaaagaacacatactggagagaaaccctatgaatgtaatcagtgtgggaaagcatTTGCTCGTCATAGTTATCTTCaagggcatgaaagaacacatactggagagaaaccctatcaatgtaatcagtgttgtaagTCCTTTGCTGATCACAaaactcttcaaag gcataaaagaacacatactggagaaaaaccctatgaatgtaatcaatgtggtaaagcttttgctcGTCATAGtactcttcaattgcatgaaagaacacatactggagagaaaccctatgaatgtaataagTGTGGGAAAGCGTTTGCTCGTCatagtactcttcaaaggcacgaaagaacacatactggagagaaaccctatgtatgtaatcagtgtggtaaagcctttgctaaTCACACTGCTCTTCAGTTTCATGGAAGAACACATAtttga